One Thiocapsa sp. genomic window carries:
- the greA gene encoding transcription elongation factor GreA, with translation MNQVPLTVGGAEKLREELERLKRIERPRIIEAIAEARAHGDLKENAEYHAAREQQGFVEGRIQDIEGKLANAQIIDVTQLAANGRVVFGATVQVLELDKDIEHSFQIVGEDEADLKQGKISVGSPIARCLIGKSEGDVTSVQVPGGMREFEILEVKYV, from the coding sequence ATGAATCAGGTTCCTCTGACCGTCGGAGGCGCTGAGAAACTGCGCGAAGAGCTGGAGCGTCTCAAGCGCATCGAGCGTCCCCGCATCATCGAGGCGATCGCCGAAGCACGCGCGCACGGCGATCTGAAGGAGAACGCCGAGTACCATGCCGCGCGCGAGCAGCAGGGCTTCGTCGAAGGGCGTATTCAGGACATCGAGGGCAAGCTGGCGAACGCGCAGATCATCGATGTGACGCAGCTCGCCGCCAACGGCCGCGTCGTCTTCGGCGCGACCGTTCAGGTGTTGGAGCTGGACAAGGACATCGAGCACAGCTTCCAGATCGTCGGCGAGGATGAAGCGGATCTGAAGCAGGGCAAGATCTCGGTCGGCTCGCCCATCGCACGCTGTTTGATCGGCAAGAGCGAGGGAGACGTCACCTCGGTGCAGGTGCCGGGGGGGATGCGGGAGTTCGAGATCCTGGAAGTCAAGTACGTTTAA
- the carB gene encoding carbamoyl-phosphate synthase large subunit, whose amino-acid sequence MPKRTDISSILIIGSGPIVIGQACEFDYSGAQACKALREEGYRVILVNSNPATIMTDPEMADATYIEPVTWRAVSAIIERERPDALLPTMGGQTALNCALDLVREGVLERFGVELIGASREAIDKAEDRDLFRKAMRKIGLDMPRSAIAHSLEEAIQVQASIGFPTIIRPSFTMGGSGGGIAYNPEEFEEICRRGLDLSPTKELLIEESALGWKEYEMEVVRDRADNCIIICSIENFDPMGVHTGDSITVAPAQTLTDKEYQIMRDASIAVLREIGVDTGGSNVQFAVNPADGRLIIIEMNPRVSRSSALASKATGFPIAKVAAKLAVGYTLDELRNEITGGATPASFEPSIDYVVTKIPRFAFEKFPQADARLTTQMKSVGEVMAIGRTFQESLQKAVRGLEIDRYGLEEIVDPREPDAAKRVRHELRQTGAERLFYLADAFRLGMSLEEIHGLSKIDPWFLAQIEDLVHTEAHVRTAGHEALGRESLRLLKRKGFSDRRIGQLVGTSEHEIRALRHGQGLRPVYKRVDTCAAEFASSTAYLYSTYEEECEAEPSDRRKIMVLGGGPNRIGQGIEFDYCCVHAALALRDDGYETIMVNCNPETVSTDYDTSDRLYFEPLTLEDVLEIVAKEKPLGVIVQYGGQTPLKLARDLEAAGVPIIGTSPDSIDLAEDRERFQQMIHELGIRQPPNATARSEAEAVERAARIGYPLVVRPSYVLGGRAMEIVFDETELNRYMREAVRVSNESPVLLDRFLDDAIEVDIDAICDGKDVLIGGIMEHIEQAGVHSGDSACSLPPYTLSPSIQDRMREQMAQMAHALKVVGLMNAQFAVKGEDVYILEVNPRASRTVPFVSKAIGLPLAKVAARCMVGKTLAEQGLRRERMPKHYFVKEAVFPFIKFPGVDTQLGPEMKSTGEVMGVGESFGEAYAKAQEGAGTLLPRLGGTALLSVRLADRARLIRVARDLVAFGFTLYGTHGTAQSLREAGLDCIGVNKVAEGRPHVVDMIKNTEVDFIVNTTEGSQAIADSAAIRRSALQHKVSYTTTISGAEATCLALKQLDILSVNRLQDLS is encoded by the coding sequence ATGCCTAAGCGTACCGACATCTCCAGCATCCTGATCATCGGCTCCGGGCCGATCGTGATCGGCCAGGCGTGCGAGTTCGACTACTCCGGCGCGCAAGCCTGCAAGGCGCTGCGCGAGGAGGGTTACCGGGTCATCCTGGTGAACTCTAATCCGGCAACCATCATGACCGACCCCGAGATGGCGGACGCGACCTACATCGAGCCGGTCACCTGGCGCGCGGTCTCGGCCATCATCGAGCGCGAGCGCCCCGATGCACTCCTGCCGACCATGGGCGGGCAGACCGCGCTCAACTGCGCGCTCGATCTGGTGCGCGAGGGCGTGCTCGAGCGCTTCGGTGTCGAGCTGATCGGCGCCTCGCGCGAAGCGATCGACAAGGCCGAGGACCGCGACCTCTTCCGCAAGGCGATGCGCAAGATCGGGCTCGATATGCCCCGCTCGGCCATCGCGCACAGCCTGGAGGAGGCGATTCAGGTCCAAGCCTCGATCGGCTTTCCGACCATCATCCGCCCGTCCTTCACGATGGGCGGCAGCGGCGGCGGCATCGCCTACAACCCGGAGGAGTTCGAGGAGATCTGCCGGCGCGGACTCGACCTCTCGCCGACCAAGGAGCTCCTGATCGAGGAGTCGGCGCTGGGCTGGAAAGAGTACGAGATGGAGGTGGTCCGCGACCGTGCGGACAACTGCATCATCATCTGCTCGATCGAGAACTTCGACCCGATGGGCGTGCACACGGGCGACTCCATCACGGTCGCACCGGCGCAGACCCTGACGGACAAGGAATACCAGATCATGCGCGACGCCTCGATCGCGGTGTTGCGCGAGATCGGGGTCGATACCGGTGGGTCGAACGTGCAGTTCGCGGTCAACCCGGCGGACGGTCGCCTGATCATTATCGAGATGAACCCGCGGGTGTCGCGCTCCTCGGCGCTCGCCTCCAAGGCGACCGGTTTTCCGATCGCCAAGGTCGCGGCCAAACTGGCCGTGGGCTACACGCTCGACGAGCTGCGCAACGAGATTACCGGCGGGGCAACGCCCGCGTCCTTCGAGCCCAGCATCGACTATGTCGTCACCAAGATCCCGCGCTTCGCCTTCGAGAAGTTCCCGCAGGCCGACGCGCGTCTGACCACCCAGATGAAGTCGGTCGGCGAGGTGATGGCGATCGGTCGCACCTTCCAGGAGTCGCTGCAGAAGGCGGTGCGGGGTCTGGAGATCGACCGCTACGGTCTGGAGGAGATCGTCGATCCGCGCGAGCCGGATGCGGCCAAGCGCGTTCGCCACGAGCTGCGCCAGACCGGGGCCGAGCGGCTTTTCTATCTCGCCGACGCCTTCCGTCTCGGGATGAGCCTGGAGGAGATCCACGGCCTGTCCAAGATCGACCCCTGGTTTCTGGCTCAGATCGAGGATCTGGTGCATACCGAGGCGCATGTCCGCACCGCCGGTCATGAAGCCTTGGGCCGCGAGTCGCTGCGTCTGCTCAAGCGCAAGGGCTTCTCGGACCGGCGAATCGGGCAGCTCGTCGGCACCAGCGAGCATGAGATTCGGGCACTGCGCCACGGGCAGGGTCTGCGGCCGGTCTACAAGCGCGTCGACACCTGCGCGGCCGAGTTTGCCTCCAGCACCGCCTATCTCTACTCCACCTACGAGGAAGAGTGCGAGGCCGAGCCGAGCGATCGCCGAAAGATCATGGTCCTCGGCGGCGGTCCGAACCGCATCGGTCAGGGCATCGAGTTCGACTATTGCTGTGTTCACGCCGCCCTTGCCCTGCGCGACGACGGTTACGAGACCATCATGGTCAACTGTAACCCCGAGACCGTCTCGACCGATTACGACACCTCCGACCGGCTCTATTTCGAGCCGCTGACCCTGGAGGACGTGCTCGAGATCGTCGCCAAGGAGAAGCCGCTCGGCGTCATCGTTCAGTACGGCGGTCAGACCCCCTTGAAGCTCGCGCGCGATCTGGAAGCCGCCGGCGTGCCCATCATCGGCACCAGCCCGGACAGCATCGATCTGGCCGAGGACCGCGAGCGCTTCCAGCAGATGATCCATGAGCTGGGGATTCGCCAGCCGCCGAACGCAACCGCACGCAGCGAGGCCGAGGCGGTCGAGCGGGCCGCCCGGATCGGCTATCCGCTGGTGGTGCGTCCATCTTATGTGCTGGGCGGGCGGGCGATGGAGATCGTCTTTGACGAGACCGAGCTGAACCGCTATATGCGCGAGGCGGTGCGGGTCTCCAACGAGTCCCCGGTCCTGCTCGATCGTTTTCTCGACGATGCCATCGAGGTCGACATCGACGCCATCTGCGACGGCAAGGATGTGCTGATCGGCGGCATCATGGAGCATATCGAGCAGGCCGGCGTGCACTCCGGGGACTCGGCCTGCTCGCTGCCGCCCTATACTCTGTCCCCCTCGATCCAGGACCGGATGCGCGAGCAGATGGCCCAAATGGCCCACGCGCTCAAGGTCGTCGGCCTGATGAATGCGCAGTTCGCCGTCAAGGGCGAGGATGTCTATATCCTCGAGGTCAATCCGCGTGCATCCCGGACCGTCCCCTTCGTCTCCAAGGCGATCGGCCTGCCGCTCGCAAAGGTGGCCGCGCGCTGCATGGTCGGCAAGACGCTCGCCGAGCAGGGTCTGCGTCGCGAGCGCATGCCCAAGCACTATTTCGTCAAAGAGGCGGTCTTCCCCTTCATCAAGTTCCCGGGCGTGGACACCCAGCTCGGCCCCGAGATGAAGTCCACCGGCGAGGTCATGGGTGTCGGCGAGTCCTTCGGCGAGGCCTATGCCAAGGCGCAGGAAGGGGCGGGGACGCTCCTGCCGCGACTCGGCGGAACGGCGCTGTTGAGCGTTCGCTTGGCCGACCGCGCACGCCTGATCCGGGTGGCGCGCGACCTGGTGGCCTTCGGGTTTACGCTCTACGGCACCCACGGCACCGCACAGTCGTTGCGCGAGGCCGGTCTGGACTGTATCGGTGTCAACAAGGTCGCCGAGGGGCGCCCGCACGTCGTCGACATGATCAAGAACACCGAGGTCGACTTCATCGTCAACACGACCGAGGGCTCTCAAGCCATCGCCGATTCGGCGGCGATCCGCCGTTCCGCGCTCCAGCACAAGGTCAGCTACACCACGACCATCTCCGGCGCCGAGGCGACCTGTCTGGCACTGAAACAGCTGGACATTCTGAGCGTCAATCGGTTACAAGATCTGTCCTGA
- the carA gene encoding glutamine-hydrolyzing carbamoyl-phosphate synthase small subunit yields the protein MSKPAVLVLEDGSVFRGTSIGADGSSVGEVVFNTAMSGYQEILTDPSYLRQLVTLTYPHIGNVGTNPEDEESDRVQAAGLIIRDLPILPSNFRMTERLDAYLRRQGIVGIADIDTRRLTRLLREKGAQNGCLQAGEGIDEAAALLAAQGFPGLKGMDLAQEASTSETYSWTQGVWVLGEGHPESIHPVGDRLPFHVIAYDYGIKRNILRMLAARGCHVTVVPAHMPATTVLGLKPDGVFLSNGPGDPEPCDYAIAAIRELLDTDMPLFGICLGHQLLGLACGARTLKMKFGHHGANHPVQDLATGEVMISSQNHGFAVDEDSLPPTVEATHRSLFDGSLQGIRHRDRPAFGFQGHPEASPGPHDLAPLFDRFIELMRARKA from the coding sequence TTGAGCAAACCCGCGGTACTCGTGCTGGAGGACGGCTCCGTCTTCCGGGGAACGTCGATCGGCGCCGATGGATCGAGCGTCGGCGAGGTGGTGTTCAACACCGCCATGTCCGGATATCAGGAGATCCTCACCGATCCCTCGTATCTGCGACAGCTCGTCACCCTGACCTACCCCCACATCGGCAACGTGGGGACCAACCCGGAGGACGAGGAGTCCGACCGCGTGCAGGCCGCCGGTCTCATCATCCGCGATCTGCCGATCCTGCCCAGCAACTTTCGCATGACCGAGCGTCTCGACGCCTATCTGCGGCGCCAAGGCATCGTCGGCATCGCCGATATCGACACCCGGCGTCTGACCCGTCTGCTGCGCGAGAAGGGTGCCCAAAACGGCTGTCTTCAGGCCGGCGAGGGGATCGACGAGGCGGCGGCGCTGCTTGCCGCACAGGGCTTTCCGGGCCTCAAGGGGATGGATCTGGCGCAAGAGGCATCGACGTCCGAGACCTATTCCTGGACCCAAGGCGTCTGGGTGCTGGGCGAAGGCCATCCCGAGTCTATTCATCCGGTCGGCGATCGTCTGCCCTTCCATGTGATCGCCTACGACTACGGCATCAAACGCAACATCCTGCGGATGCTCGCCGCGCGCGGCTGTCACGTCACGGTCGTCCCCGCGCACATGCCGGCGACGACGGTGCTGGGTCTGAAGCCGGACGGGGTGTTTCTTTCCAACGGTCCGGGGGATCCGGAGCCCTGCGACTATGCGATCGCGGCGATCCGCGAGCTGCTGGACACCGACATGCCGCTCTTCGGCATCTGTCTCGGGCATCAGTTGCTGGGCCTCGCCTGCGGCGCGCGCACGCTGAAGATGAAGTTCGGCCATCACGGCGCCAATCACCCGGTGCAGGATCTCGCCACCGGCGAGGTCATGATCAGCAGCCAGAACCATGGCTTCGCGGTCGACGAGGACAGTCTGCCCCCGACGGTCGAGGCGACCCATCGCTCCTTGTTCGACGGCAGTCTGCAGGGCATCCGGCATCGGGATCGTCCGGCTTTCGGATTCCAGGGTCACCCCGAGGCCAGTCCGGGTCCCCATGATCTCGCACCGCTCTTCGATCGTTTCATCGAGCTCATGCGCGCCCGCAAGGCCTAA
- the trxC gene encoding thioredoxin TrxC, with translation MSESLHVVCPACDAVNRVPRQRLGADAKCGKCHGPLFLGQPLALDEARFARHLSRSDLPLLVDFWAPWCGPCRMMAPAFEAAAGRLEPNLRLVKINTEEAQALGARFGIRSIPTLALFRGGAEVARTAGAMDTNGIVAWARQAL, from the coding sequence ATGTCCGAATCGCTTCATGTTGTCTGCCCCGCCTGCGACGCGGTCAACCGGGTCCCTCGGCAGCGTCTCGGTGCCGACGCGAAATGCGGCAAGTGTCACGGTCCGCTGTTTCTCGGCCAGCCGCTGGCGCTGGACGAGGCCCGCTTTGCGCGTCATCTCTCGCGCAGCGATCTGCCGCTCTTGGTGGATTTTTGGGCGCCCTGGTGCGGACCTTGCCGGATGATGGCCCCGGCCTTCGAGGCCGCCGCCGGTCGGCTCGAGCCGAACCTGCGTCTGGTGAAGATCAACACCGAGGAGGCGCAAGCCCTGGGTGCGCGTTTCGGTATCCGCAGCATCCCGACCCTGGCGCTGTTTCGCGGGGGTGCGGAGGTTGCACGCACGGCCGGGGCGATGGATACCAACGGGATCGTCGCTTGGGCGCGGCAGGCGCTTTAA
- the trxA gene encoding thioredoxin, translating into MADSPNIVTVTAENFQAVVLEGSFDRPVLVDFWADWCAPCRMLMPILANLAAEYRGRFILAKVNTEEQQALAAELGIRSLPTVQLFKSGRPVDQFMGALPEAQIREFLDRHIPRVSDGLLAQAQGLLVAGDLAGARTLINRAREADPENARLALAELQLLAAKGEVAAALAAIDKLPIELAGEPEVLALRGQLRFATALEDAPPEADLIARLSDDPSDSLARYQLAAHQVLRGDYASALENLLTLMTRERAFQDDAGRKGMLAVFDLLGGGDLVAGYRAKMMNALY; encoded by the coding sequence ATGGCCGATTCACCGAATATTGTGACCGTTACGGCGGAGAATTTTCAGGCGGTTGTCCTGGAGGGCTCGTTCGACCGCCCTGTTCTGGTCGACTTCTGGGCCGACTGGTGTGCGCCCTGCCGCATGCTGATGCCCATCCTCGCCAATCTGGCCGCCGAGTACCGCGGGCGGTTCATTCTGGCCAAGGTCAACACCGAAGAGCAACAGGCATTGGCCGCCGAGCTCGGTATCCGCAGCCTTCCCACGGTTCAGCTGTTCAAGTCCGGACGGCCCGTGGATCAGTTCATGGGCGCCCTTCCCGAGGCTCAGATTCGCGAGTTCCTCGACCGCCACATCCCGCGCGTCTCCGATGGACTCTTGGCACAGGCGCAGGGGCTGCTGGTCGCAGGCGATCTCGCCGGCGCCCGAACCCTGATCAACCGTGCACGGGAGGCCGATCCGGAGAACGCCCGCTTGGCGCTCGCCGAGCTTCAGCTCTTGGCGGCGAAGGGCGAGGTCGCCGCGGCGCTGGCGGCGATCGACAAGCTCCCGATCGAGCTTGCAGGCGAGCCCGAGGTCTTGGCCCTGCGCGGTCAGCTGCGGTTCGCGACGGCGCTCGAGGACGCACCGCCGGAAGCGGATCTGATTGCCCGGCTCTCGGACGACCCGTCCGACAGCCTAGCCCGCTATCAGCTCGCCGCACACCAAGTGCTGCGCGGTGATTACGCGTCGGCGCTCGAGAATCTATTGACCCTCATGACACGCGAGCGTGCGTTTCAGGACGACGCCGGACGCAAAGGGATGCTTGCGGTCTTCGATCTGCTCGGCGGCGGCGACTTGGTCGCCGGGTATCGCGCCAAGATGATGAATGCACTCTACTGA
- the tilS gene encoding tRNA lysidine(34) synthetase TilS, with amino-acid sequence MTGRVPAYVAEALRRFGPTGDCWVAFSGGTDSTALLHAAAARADDAPGNLRAIHIDHGLHPDSPLWSDHCRRICDAIGVPIVVCCLHLEPIPGESLEATAREARYRALAAVLRPGDLMLTAHNQDDQAETLLLALLRGSGVHGLAAMPREAELGQGRLVRPLLDLPRTTLEQYVRSCGLSWIEDPSNASVRMDRNYLRNSVVPLLRVRWPGLSATLSRSAGHCAEAAYLVDGLASELMEACAGAHPGALGIRALGALERSRCKAVLRLWLRRRGFALPDRRHLARILDEVLPARADADPLVAWSGCEVRRYRDDLFALAPLPPPSALTIRRAPSGVPPVLELPSGLGWLQWPDASKVAERTRWPDGAPTVRFGSTGQTCRPRSRSRRRTLKNLFQEAGIPRWLRPYVPLVFSGETLIAVAGICACHDAAHEMPQWLGHPWEDLGLFRDRAD; translated from the coding sequence ATGACCGGGCGCGTCCCGGCGTACGTGGCCGAGGCGCTTCGCCGATTCGGCCCGACCGGCGACTGCTGGGTCGCCTTCAGCGGCGGAACGGATTCGACCGCACTGCTTCACGCCGCTGCCGCCCGAGCCGATGACGCGCCCGGCAACCTGCGGGCCATCCACATCGACCACGGTCTCCACCCCGACTCGCCCCTGTGGTCCGATCACTGTCGCCGCATCTGCGACGCCATCGGCGTGCCCATCGTGGTGTGCTGTTTGCATCTCGAACCCATCCCCGGAGAGAGTCTCGAGGCGACGGCGCGCGAGGCACGCTATCGCGCCCTCGCTGCTGTACTGCGCCCCGGCGATCTCATGCTGACGGCCCACAATCAGGACGATCAGGCGGAGACGCTGCTGCTCGCGCTCTTGCGCGGGAGCGGGGTTCATGGGTTGGCGGCGATGCCGCGCGAGGCCGAGCTTGGGCAGGGCCGTCTGGTGCGGCCCCTATTGGATCTCCCGAGGACGACGCTGGAGCAGTATGTCAGGTCCTGCGGGCTGTCGTGGATCGAGGACCCGAGCAACGCATCGGTTCGGATGGACCGCAATTATCTGCGCAACAGCGTGGTCCCCTTGCTGAGGGTGCGCTGGCCGGGACTCTCCGCGACCCTCTCGCGCAGTGCGGGCCATTGTGCCGAGGCGGCTTACCTGGTTGATGGTCTGGCGTCGGAGCTCATGGAGGCGTGCGCCGGCGCGCATCCCGGCGCGCTCGGCATCCGGGCGCTCGGGGCGCTGGAGCGCTCGCGCTGCAAGGCGGTCCTGCGACTGTGGCTGCGTCGCCGCGGTTTCGCGCTGCCCGATAGGCGACATCTCGCGCGCATCCTCGACGAGGTTCTTCCGGCCCGTGCCGATGCCGATCCGCTGGTCGCTTGGTCGGGTTGCGAGGTGCGCCGCTACCGGGACGATCTCTTTGCCCTCGCTCCCTTGCCGCCTCCGAGCGCATTGACGATCCGTCGAGCGCCGAGCGGGGTGCCACCCGTGCTCGAGCTTCCGAGCGGACTCGGATGGCTGCAATGGCCGGACGCGAGCAAAGTTGCGGAACGGACTCGATGGCCGGACGGGGCCCCGACGGTCCGCTTCGGCTCGACCGGGCAGACCTGCCGTCCGCGGTCGAGGTCCCGCCGTCGCACCCTCAAAAATCTCTTTCAGGAAGCCGGCATCCCGCGCTGGCTGCGCCCCTACGTGCCCTTGGTCTTCTCGGGCGAGACCCTGATCGCCGTGGCCGGAATTTGCGCATGCCACGACGCGGCCCATGAGATGCCGCAATGGCTTGGCCATCCCTGGGAAGACCTCGGCCTCTTTCGAGATCGGGCCGACTGA
- the accA gene encoding acetyl-CoA carboxylase carboxyl transferase subunit alpha encodes MDLNFLDFEQPIAELEAKIEELRLVGFDNELNIQEEIERLHTKCVALTDSTFSALTPWQISQLSRHPQRPYLLDYVRRIFDEFHELHGDRAFADDRAIVGGLARIEGRPVMVIGHQKGRDTKEKILRNFGMPRPEGYRKALRLMEMAERFSLPILTFIDTPGAYPGVGAEERGQSEAIARNLREMSRLRTPILCTVVGEGGSGGALAIGVGDWLGMLQFSTYSVISPEGCASILWKSADKAQLAAEAMAITSDKLLEQGLIDQIIKEPLGGAHRNPEATAASIKAALLTRLDELCGTDPDVLVAARYKRLMGYGKFKDERPAPR; translated from the coding sequence ATGGACCTGAACTTTCTCGACTTCGAACAGCCGATCGCAGAGCTCGAGGCGAAGATCGAAGAGCTGCGTCTCGTCGGCTTCGACAACGAGCTGAACATCCAAGAAGAGATCGAGCGGCTCCATACCAAGTGTGTTGCGCTGACCGACTCCACCTTCTCCGCGCTCACCCCTTGGCAGATCTCCCAGCTCTCGAGGCACCCGCAGCGGCCCTATCTGCTCGACTATGTGCGGCGGATCTTCGACGAGTTCCACGAGCTGCATGGCGATCGGGCCTTCGCGGACGATCGCGCAATCGTCGGCGGGTTGGCCCGGATCGAAGGTCGGCCGGTCATGGTGATCGGCCATCAGAAGGGCCGCGACACCAAGGAGAAGATCCTGCGCAACTTCGGGATGCCGCGTCCCGAGGGCTATCGCAAGGCGCTGCGTCTGATGGAGATGGCGGAGCGCTTCAGCCTGCCGATCCTGACCTTCATCGACACGCCCGGCGCCTATCCGGGGGTCGGCGCCGAGGAGCGCGGCCAGAGCGAGGCGATCGCGCGCAACCTGCGCGAGATGTCCAGGCTGCGCACCCCGATCCTCTGCACGGTCGTCGGCGAGGGCGGCTCGGGCGGCGCTTTGGCGATCGGCGTCGGCGATTGGCTGGGCATGTTGCAGTTCAGCACCTACTCGGTGATCTCGCCCGAGGGCTGCGCATCGATCCTCTGGAAGAGCGCAGACAAGGCCCAGCTCGCCGCCGAGGCGATGGCGATCACCTCGGACAAGCTGCTCGAGCAGGGGCTGATCGACCAGATCATCAAGGAGCCGCTCGGCGGCGCCCACCGCAACCCGGAGGCGACCGCGGCCTCGATCAAGGCCGCGCTCCTGACCCGTCTCGACGAGCTGTGCGGGACCGATCCGGATGTGCTGGTTGCCGCGCGCTACAAGCGCCTGATGGGCTACGGCAAGTTCAAGGACGAACGCCCGGCACCGCGGTGA
- a CDS encoding DUF3096 domain-containing protein has product MVYQGQAVKAQTIIALVAGVLILVKPTILNYVIGIYLILVGLLEAGVIRL; this is encoded by the coding sequence CTGGTCTATCAGGGGCAGGCCGTGAAGGCGCAGACCATCATCGCCCTGGTCGCCGGTGTGCTCATCTTGGTGAAGCCCACTATTCTCAACTATGTCATCGGGATCTATCTGATCCTCGTAGGATTACTCGAGGCCGGTGTCATTCGCCTCTGA
- a CDS encoding type 1 glutamine amidotransferase — translation MRVQVLQHVPFEDIGSMASWFAARGVTPVYTRFYDDGLLPPVGGLDLVIVMGGPMSVNDEAQLPWLGAEKAFLREAIAHGIRVLGVCLGAQLIADALGARVYPNAEKEIGWFPIQGVPEETGTAEDCCGFPAESRVFHWHGETFDLPPGAVRLARSAACENQAFRIGRQVIGLQCHPETTPESAAAILDHCRDELVPAPWIQTEAAIRGVDAAVYAEANRLMARILDDLVGPASP, via the coding sequence ATGAGGGTTCAGGTCCTGCAGCACGTCCCGTTCGAGGACATCGGCTCGATGGCGTCTTGGTTCGCGGCGCGCGGCGTGACCCCGGTCTACACGCGCTTCTACGACGATGGCCTGCTCCCGCCGGTCGGGGGCCTCGATCTGGTCATCGTCATGGGCGGTCCCATGAGCGTCAACGACGAGGCGCAACTGCCTTGGCTGGGTGCCGAGAAGGCATTCCTGCGCGAAGCGATCGCGCATGGGATCCGGGTACTCGGAGTCTGTCTGGGGGCACAACTGATCGCCGACGCACTCGGTGCCCGCGTCTATCCCAATGCCGAGAAGGAGATTGGCTGGTTCCCGATTCAAGGGGTTCCCGAAGAGACCGGAACGGCTGAAGACTGCTGCGGTTTTCCGGCCGAAAGCCGGGTCTTCCACTGGCATGGCGAGACCTTCGATCTTCCGCCCGGCGCCGTGCGATTGGCGAGGAGCGCGGCCTGCGAGAATCAGGCGTTCCGCATCGGCCGGCAGGTGATCGGGCTCCAATGTCACCCGGAAACGACGCCGGAGAGTGCCGCGGCGATCCTCGATCACTGCCGGGACGAGCTGGTGCCCGCGCCTTGGATCCAGACCGAGGCGGCCATCCGCGGGGTCGATGCGGCCGTTTACGCCGAGGCCAATCGTCTGATGGCCCGAATCCTGGACGATCTCGTCGGACCGGCGAGCCCCTGA
- a CDS encoding ABC transporter ATP-binding protein yields MLSIENLSKRFDISLDHPLFEQVSLTLSPGESVAVMGESGVGKSTLLNCIAGLEPVDGGRIHLRDTEVTALDEDACSRLRRRELGFVFQAFHVLPHLTLAQNVALPLWLLDEKEAVADRRARAMLERVGLGRRGDDWPRHLSGGELQRVAIARALVHAPAVVLCDEPTGNLDPERAQGVLELLFEGIHNAGAIGILVTHSRAAAAHADRILRLTASGLVEDAG; encoded by the coding sequence ATGCTGTCCATCGAAAACCTCTCGAAGCGTTTCGACATCTCCCTGGATCACCCCCTCTTCGAGCAGGTCTCCTTGACCCTCTCGCCGGGCGAGTCGGTCGCCGTGATGGGCGAGTCCGGCGTAGGCAAGTCGACCCTACTGAACTGCATCGCGGGCCTGGAGCCGGTCGACGGCGGCCGCATCCACTTGCGCGACACCGAGGTGACCGCACTCGACGAGGACGCCTGCTCGCGGCTGCGTCGGCGCGAGCTGGGGTTCGTGTTCCAGGCGTTCCATGTCCTGCCGCACCTGACCTTGGCCCAGAACGTCGCCCTGCCCCTTTGGCTGCTCGACGAGAAGGAGGCCGTCGCCGACCGGCGCGCCCGCGCCATGCTCGAGAGGGTCGGACTGGGTCGGCGCGGCGACGACTGGCCGCGTCATCTCTCGGGCGGCGAGCTCCAACGCGTCGCCATCGCCCGCGCGCTGGTGCATGCGCCGGCGGTCGTGCTCTGCGACGAGCCGACCGGAAACCTCGACCCCGAACGCGCGCAGGGTGTGCTCGAGCTGCTGTTCGAGGGCATCCACAACGCCGGGGCGATCGGGATCCTGGTCACGCACTCGCGCGCGGCCGCCGCCCATGCCGACCGGATCCTGCGGCTGACCGCGAGCGGCCTGGTCGAGGATGCGGGATAA